In a single window of the Salvelinus fontinalis isolate EN_2023a unplaced genomic scaffold, ASM2944872v1 scaffold_0023, whole genome shotgun sequence genome:
- the LOC129842206 gene encoding uncharacterized protein LOC129842206 isoform X2 produces MNPWVLLLASLAAGCLRLGSAEGDPLPPSLVELVRTSPISSIEDLQQLLEQQTDSQEVEPDEPSANEIHSNDTHGRYRRNLDAQPAQQAVCKVRTEVMEVTRAMLDRRNANFLLWPPCVEVQRCSGCCNTRMLQCVPMVTQTRYLQVTRIQYIDKRPHYDKAVISVEDHASCRCQTHPSATAAARSTSLPPPPPRLTPKPPSLSKEDLHRHDDMKANQRFHVDDRGQLERQWQNKYTLSHTQPRTHTLEGTGPGRHTLAGTHTQTHPMAGAGMQVGTHTGTHTQTGPSSELPIGHGSGYEGGRGEERGSQTPHRTHTDTQPNTGERQHIDNTERTQEIGRQQQLQQYYQQQQYLQQQQQYQQQQQQQQHQQHQQQQYQPYSQEPELRTQYKHNAPQSDSSGPPDTKQPANHKPELVHSNTEPTDDNGSSTEVANRDALKDTEVTSQRQAATEVTNHRKEDGKERHSQTELSNQEQRHSESTNHKHRGSELTNQGDSVTEEESRKKLLELLQRELGQKQQHHPHYPHLPHQDHRHPHHRQSRTQTTTTQRPVPPTLSSSRAPGWSPSTPSPPPKPPQGPFRPALPRGRRRRKHRSRISKAALRTMIM; encoded by the exons AGGTGGAGCCAGATGAACCATCGGCCAATGAGATTCATTCAAATGACACCCATGGAAGATACAGGAGAAACCTAG ATGCCCAGCCAGCCCAGCAGGCGGTGTGTAAGGTCAGGACAGAGGTCATGGAGGTCACCAGAGCCATGCTTGACCGACGCAACGCCAACTTCCTGTTGTGGCCGCCGTGTGTGGAGGTGCAGCGCTGCTCTGGCTGCTGTAACACCAGAATGCTACAGTGCGTCCCCATGGTTACTCAGACACGAtatctacag GTAACAAGGATCCAGTACATCGATAAGAGACCCCACTACGACAAGGCCGTGATCTCAGTGGAAGACCACGCCTCCTGCCGCTGCCAGACACACCCCTCGGCCACAGCTGCAGCCAggtctacctccctcccccctcctccccccagacTCACCCCcaaacccccctccctctctaaggAAGACCTCCATCGCCATGACGACATGAAGGCCAATCAAAGGTTCCATGTGGATGACAGGGGGCAGCTGGAGAGACAGTGGCAGAACAAGTacaccctgtcacacacacagccacGGACACACACTCTGGAGGGGACCGGGCCTGGGAGACACACACtcgcagggacacacacacagacacacccaatgGCAGGGGCAGGGATGCAGGTagggacacacacaggcacacacacacagacgggtcCCTCTTCTGAGCTCCCTATAGGGCATGGCAGTGGGtacgagggggggagaggggaggagagagggtcacAAACACCCCAccgcacacacactgacacacagcccaACACAGGAGAGAGGCAACACATTGACaacacagagaggacacaggagaTAGGAAGACAGCAACAACTGCAACAGtactaccaacaacaacaatatctacaacaacagcaacaatatcaacaacaacaacaacagcaacaacatcagcaacatcaacaacaacagtaccaACCATACAGCCAAGAGCCAGAGCTCAGGACTCAATACAAACACAACGCTCCCCAATCCGACAGCAGCGGACCACCTGACACAAAACAACCGGCCAATCACAAACCAGAACTGGTCCACAGCAACACAGAACCAACCGATGATAATGGCTCAAGCACAGAGGTGGCCAATAGAGACGCACTAAAGGATACAGAGGTCACCAGTCAGAGACAGGCAGCGACAGAAGTGACCAATCACAGAAAGGAGGACGGTAAAGAGCGACACAGCCAGACAGAGCTGTCCAATCAGGAACAAAGACACTCAGAGTCGACCAATCACAAACACCGAGGCTCAGAGTTGACCAATCAGGGTGACTCTGTcacagaggaggagagcaggaagaAACTTCTAGAACTCTTACAGAGAGAACTGGGCCAGAAACAACAGCATCATCCTCATtatcctcatcttcctcatcaAGACCATCGTCATCCTCACCATCGTCAGTCTCGAACacaaaccaccaccacacaaagacCAG tGCCCCCCACGTTGTCCTCCAGCAGGGCCCCAGGGTGGTCCCCCAGCACCCCGTCCCCTCCCCCCAAGCCCCCCCAGGGCCCGTTCAGACCGGCCCTTCCCCGCGGACGCAGGAGGAGGAAACACCGGAGCCGCATCAGCAAGGCTGCCCTCCGAACCATgatcatgtag
- the LOC129842206 gene encoding uncharacterized protein LOC129842206 isoform X1, translated as MNPWVLLLASLAAGCLRLGSAEGDPLPPSLVELVRTSPISSIEDLQQLLEQQTDSQEVEPDEPSANEIHSNDTHGRYRRNLVDAQPAQQAVCKVRTEVMEVTRAMLDRRNANFLLWPPCVEVQRCSGCCNTRMLQCVPMVTQTRYLQVTRIQYIDKRPHYDKAVISVEDHASCRCQTHPSATAAARSTSLPPPPPRLTPKPPSLSKEDLHRHDDMKANQRFHVDDRGQLERQWQNKYTLSHTQPRTHTLEGTGPGRHTLAGTHTQTHPMAGAGMQVGTHTGTHTQTGPSSELPIGHGSGYEGGRGEERGSQTPHRTHTDTQPNTGERQHIDNTERTQEIGRQQQLQQYYQQQQYLQQQQQYQQQQQQQQHQQHQQQQYQPYSQEPELRTQYKHNAPQSDSSGPPDTKQPANHKPELVHSNTEPTDDNGSSTEVANRDALKDTEVTSQRQAATEVTNHRKEDGKERHSQTELSNQEQRHSESTNHKHRGSELTNQGDSVTEEESRKKLLELLQRELGQKQQHHPHYPHLPHQDHRHPHHRQSRTQTTTTQRPVPPTLSSSRAPGWSPSTPSPPPKPPQGPFRPALPRGRRRRKHRSRISKAALRTMIM; from the exons AGGTGGAGCCAGATGAACCATCGGCCAATGAGATTCATTCAAATGACACCCATGGAAGATACAGGAGAAACCTAG taGATGCCCAGCCAGCCCAGCAGGCGGTGTGTAAGGTCAGGACAGAGGTCATGGAGGTCACCAGAGCCATGCTTGACCGACGCAACGCCAACTTCCTGTTGTGGCCGCCGTGTGTGGAGGTGCAGCGCTGCTCTGGCTGCTGTAACACCAGAATGCTACAGTGCGTCCCCATGGTTACTCAGACACGAtatctacag GTAACAAGGATCCAGTACATCGATAAGAGACCCCACTACGACAAGGCCGTGATCTCAGTGGAAGACCACGCCTCCTGCCGCTGCCAGACACACCCCTCGGCCACAGCTGCAGCCAggtctacctccctcccccctcctccccccagacTCACCCCcaaacccccctccctctctaaggAAGACCTCCATCGCCATGACGACATGAAGGCCAATCAAAGGTTCCATGTGGATGACAGGGGGCAGCTGGAGAGACAGTGGCAGAACAAGTacaccctgtcacacacacagccacGGACACACACTCTGGAGGGGACCGGGCCTGGGAGACACACACtcgcagggacacacacacagacacacccaatgGCAGGGGCAGGGATGCAGGTagggacacacacaggcacacacacacagacgggtcCCTCTTCTGAGCTCCCTATAGGGCATGGCAGTGGGtacgagggggggagaggggaggagagagggtcacAAACACCCCAccgcacacacactgacacacagcccaACACAGGAGAGAGGCAACACATTGACaacacagagaggacacaggagaTAGGAAGACAGCAACAACTGCAACAGtactaccaacaacaacaatatctacaacaacagcaacaatatcaacaacaacaacaacagcaacaacatcagcaacatcaacaacaacagtaccaACCATACAGCCAAGAGCCAGAGCTCAGGACTCAATACAAACACAACGCTCCCCAATCCGACAGCAGCGGACCACCTGACACAAAACAACCGGCCAATCACAAACCAGAACTGGTCCACAGCAACACAGAACCAACCGATGATAATGGCTCAAGCACAGAGGTGGCCAATAGAGACGCACTAAAGGATACAGAGGTCACCAGTCAGAGACAGGCAGCGACAGAAGTGACCAATCACAGAAAGGAGGACGGTAAAGAGCGACACAGCCAGACAGAGCTGTCCAATCAGGAACAAAGACACTCAGAGTCGACCAATCACAAACACCGAGGCTCAGAGTTGACCAATCAGGGTGACTCTGTcacagaggaggagagcaggaagaAACTTCTAGAACTCTTACAGAGAGAACTGGGCCAGAAACAACAGCATCATCCTCATtatcctcatcttcctcatcaAGACCATCGTCATCCTCACCATCGTCAGTCTCGAACacaaaccaccaccacacaaagacCAG tGCCCCCCACGTTGTCCTCCAGCAGGGCCCCAGGGTGGTCCCCCAGCACCCCGTCCCCTCCCCCCAAGCCCCCCCAGGGCCCGTTCAGACCGGCCCTTCCCCGCGGACGCAGGAGGAGGAAACACCGGAGCCGCATCAGCAAGGCTGCCCTCCGAACCATgatcatgtag
- the LOC129842206 gene encoding putative uncharacterized protein DDB_G0291608 isoform X3: MVTQTRYLQVYIYPDAIYNHMVTQTRYLQVTRIQYIDKRPHYDKAVISVEDHASCRCQTHPSATAAARSTSLPPPPPRLTPKPPSLSKEDLHRHDDMKANQRFHVDDRGQLERQWQNKYTLSHTQPRTHTLEGTGPGRHTLAGTHTQTHPMAGAGMQVGTHTGTHTQTGPSSELPIGHGSGYEGGRGEERGSQTPHRTHTDTQPNTGERQHIDNTERTQEIGRQQQLQQYYQQQQYLQQQQQYQQQQQQQQHQQHQQQQYQPYSQEPELRTQYKHNAPQSDSSGPPDTKQPANHKPELVHSNTEPTDDNGSSTEVANRDALKDTEVTSQRQAATEVTNHRKEDGKERHSQTELSNQEQRHSESTNHKHRGSELTNQGDSVTEEESRKKLLELLQRELGQKQQHHPHYPHLPHQDHRHPHHRQSRTQTTTTQRPVPPTLSSSRAPGWSPSTPSPPPKPPQGPFRPALPRGRRRRKHRSRISKAALRTMIM, translated from the exons ATGGTTACTCAGACACGAtatctacaggtatatatatacccTGATGCTATCTACAACCACATGGTTACTCAGACACGAtatctacag GTAACAAGGATCCAGTACATCGATAAGAGACCCCACTACGACAAGGCCGTGATCTCAGTGGAAGACCACGCCTCCTGCCGCTGCCAGACACACCCCTCGGCCACAGCTGCAGCCAggtctacctccctcccccctcctccccccagacTCACCCCcaaacccccctccctctctaaggAAGACCTCCATCGCCATGACGACATGAAGGCCAATCAAAGGTTCCATGTGGATGACAGGGGGCAGCTGGAGAGACAGTGGCAGAACAAGTacaccctgtcacacacacagccacGGACACACACTCTGGAGGGGACCGGGCCTGGGAGACACACACtcgcagggacacacacacagacacacccaatgGCAGGGGCAGGGATGCAGGTagggacacacacaggcacacacacacagacgggtcCCTCTTCTGAGCTCCCTATAGGGCATGGCAGTGGGtacgagggggggagaggggaggagagagggtcacAAACACCCCAccgcacacacactgacacacagcccaACACAGGAGAGAGGCAACACATTGACaacacagagaggacacaggagaTAGGAAGACAGCAACAACTGCAACAGtactaccaacaacaacaatatctacaacaacagcaacaatatcaacaacaacaacaacagcaacaacatcagcaacatcaacaacaacagtaccaACCATACAGCCAAGAGCCAGAGCTCAGGACTCAATACAAACACAACGCTCCCCAATCCGACAGCAGCGGACCACCTGACACAAAACAACCGGCCAATCACAAACCAGAACTGGTCCACAGCAACACAGAACCAACCGATGATAATGGCTCAAGCACAGAGGTGGCCAATAGAGACGCACTAAAGGATACAGAGGTCACCAGTCAGAGACAGGCAGCGACAGAAGTGACCAATCACAGAAAGGAGGACGGTAAAGAGCGACACAGCCAGACAGAGCTGTCCAATCAGGAACAAAGACACTCAGAGTCGACCAATCACAAACACCGAGGCTCAGAGTTGACCAATCAGGGTGACTCTGTcacagaggaggagagcaggaagaAACTTCTAGAACTCTTACAGAGAGAACTGGGCCAGAAACAACAGCATCATCCTCATtatcctcatcttcctcatcaAGACCATCGTCATCCTCACCATCGTCAGTCTCGAACacaaaccaccaccacacaaagacCAG tGCCCCCCACGTTGTCCTCCAGCAGGGCCCCAGGGTGGTCCCCCAGCACCCCGTCCCCTCCCCCCAAGCCCCCCCAGGGCCCGTTCAGACCGGCCCTTCCCCGCGGACGCAGGAGGAGGAAACACCGGAGCCGCATCAGCAAGGCTGCCCTCCGAACCATgatcatgtag